The window GGCAAGCCCACTAAACGGAGTTAGCGAGTTCCGCCATCACTAACGAGATGCTCCCGGAAGAACCGCACAACGCTCGCGTCGAAATCGTGGTGAAAGGCTGCCCTATCGAAACCCGCCGGCACGTCGGTGCAAATGCGCGGAATGCGAGTAGCGAGTAGCGGCGAACAAGGCGCTAGGAATGCATAGTGGCCGGCTGGAATGGTGTGGATTTCGGGCTGGCCCGGCAGCTGGCTGGCGGTGAGCGCGGTGAACCTTGCGTCGACACCGTTGCCACCGAGTTCCGACCGCCAAATCTGCAGCGGAACTTGGATGCCGCTCAGGGCTTCGGGCGTAAAGGCGAAGTTCATTGCAGCGTCTGCCAGGACGGCCGCTCTGATGCGTGGATCATGCGGCGGGCTGGGCGGGACATCACCGCTGCGCGCACGCTCGCAATTCTCTGTCTTGTCCGTCTCCTTGCAGATCAAAGCGAATCTGCGGAAATCCGCATGGGCGCCCACCAGAACCAGCCCGGTGTACCCACCCAAGGAAAAGCCGAAGAAGCCGATCCGGGCGGGATCGATGACCACTTTGTCTTTCCAGTCGTGCAGCATGAAATCAAGCAGGCGAACCATATCGGCAGGACGGGACGCCCAGACGGACATCTTATCGCGCTGCGAGGAGTCGTTGCCGTTGTCACCCGGATGATTAATGGCTGCGACGACAAAGCCGGCGTCGGCCAGCGCCTCTGCAGTGTCATGATTTGCGACGAACCACCCGCCCCGACCGTGGGAGAAAATGACCAGCGGCAGCTTCGCCCCTGTGACGGGACAATCCTTCGCGCCCGTCAGCCAAATATCGTCGGGGGGCACCGCCAGTTTGCCGAGCGGTACATCTTTCGGTTCCCCTGCGCATGGATACCAAATAGCGCCTGCCAAGCCTGGATCGGAATCGAGAAGCTGGATGCCTGCGGCCTCGGCGGGAGAGGCCAAACAACACAGTAACAAGGCATAAGCAAAATACTTCTTCAGTACCAAAGCAGCCCCCTAATTTAGCCAATGGAACTGATCAACGAACGACGACAGAATTGTGTCGCGCTCACGCCAGGCGAAGCGCACGACAATCGGCTGTGTTCGGCTCTGCTCAGCGCGTTGCTTCCGCAAACGATGTTGCGTGCGGATCGTGGACACGACGCGGATTGGATCAGGGAGTTTGCCCGACAAAAAGGGGCATGGACAAACATTCCGCCGAAGCGAAATCGCAAAGACCCGATCTGCTTCGGCCCGTATCTGTATCGTCCGCGCAATCTCGTCGAACGGTTCTTCAACAAGATCAGGCAATGCCGACATGTCGCGACCCGATATGACAAGCTCGCGGCCGACTATCTGGCATTCGTTAAACTCGCATCAATCCGAATTTAGCTGCGCGCTCAAGAGTCCACGCCCTAGATTGAGCCGGCTCGCCGACAGTTTCTGTCCGCCGACAACGCAAAAGCAGCCCTTTGCAGGCACCGCCAAGCAGCCGGCGTCAAACGGCCCAAAACGGCCTCCGAAACCAGCGCCAAGCCGCCGGCTGCCGGCGAAACCAAGCAGCCCTGACATCATGATCACCCAACGGCCCTCATCCGGAGGCGGAGGCGTGCGCGCGGAGGAAAAATTCTCCTGTGGGATCAAGCTGATTTCACCTGTCCAGTCCTGCTTGCAAAAAGAATTCTGTTTCCGCCGGACCCAAATCACTTCTAAAACTCACGCCGTCTCGTCCCACTCGAGGGGCGCTTCGCGGTCGTCACGAACGCGGGACGGGATGCGGTGGACGCTGATAGTGCCATTGACGAACGGCACGAAGGCGGACGGCGAAGTCGTGTGGTCCTGACACCCCGACGCTGGTGTCAAGTTGGCGGAATTATCTTCCGCTGATGACGGTGGCAAAAGAGCCCGGTCACCGGGGAGAGCACGAAATAAGCCGTAAAACCATTGCGTGCGGGAATGCCGGGTTGTTCCGGTGGACCTGTGGTGACTAACGCGCGTGCTTACTACACTACACGCGCGGCTGCGGGTGCATCGGCGCCCGGCATTCCCCACGCCCTCGTTTTTCAGGGCGAGAGATTCATGCAAAACTCGGACGCAATGCGCCGCGAGATCGCGGGATGATATCCACACGTCATTGCGAGCGAAGCGAAGCAATCCAGCTTTGGTGCGGCAACGCAGAAAGCTGGATTGCTTCGTCGCGGAGCCTGTCATCGGGCGCGCGTTCGCGCGACCCGTTGGCTCCTCGCAATGACGATGTCAAAAGCGCGTTGGCTGTTTGAAAATTGAATCGATCGCAATTGAACGCGCACGCGCCAGCGCAAAACGCTCTAGCGCCGGCCCCAGGGAATTGCGGCCCAGACACGCTCGTGAAGATAGTACCAGGCGATCTTGGTCGCGATCTCGAGCCCGGCAATCGAGCCGGCGATCTCCACCCTGCCCGTAAAAAACCAGCTGATCGCAAAAGTGTCCAGCGTTCCCAAGGTGCGCCAGCTGACCGCCTTGAGGATTGATCTGAGATGCGTCTCTGCTCCGCGGAACGAAACCACCGGGTTCGCCTCCCTCAGGTGAGGATCAAAACCTCGCACGCACGCGCGCGCCGCCTGCCCGTGCTCTGCCCATTCAGCATTGGACAGGCCGCGCGATTACGTGCATTTTGTCGCAAAATATATGGCAAAACTCTCCGATCTGGCTGAGCAACTGCGGTTTCATGGCGTATTCCATCGGCCATAAAAGGGGTTGAAATGAGATTGTTTGACATTCTCAACGTGCTTTGCGCGGCCTGATACGAAGCGATAGATAACGCGGGAACATGGCACAGTTGCCATAGCGATGAATCTCCTCGAATCCCTTCCGACCGTGATCGGCACCGCAGCGGTGGCCCCCGCGCTGCTGATCTTGTGGCTTGTGCTCGCCGCCGACGAACGCCCCGGTCCGCCCGTCAAGGTCTGGACCGCGTTTCTGCTCGGCGCCGCCAGCATTTCGCTTCTAGGCGCGGTACGCGCGCCGTTCGCTTCGATCCTCGCGGCGCCCGAGACTCCCTGGGTTGCGCAGGCGCTGCACTCGGTGTTCGGCGCCGCTATCCCCGAGGAAACCGTCAAGATCCTCGCCATTGTTCTCATCTCGCAAAAACGCCGGCATTTCGCCGATCCGATGGACACCGTGGTCTATGGCGCAGCGGTCGGGCTCGGTTTCGCGGCTTACGAAAATCTCGCTTATCTCGTGCAGCATAAGGAGATGTGGCAATCGCTGGCCGCGTTGCGCAGCGTCCTGACCGTGCCGTTCCATGGTGCGCTCGGCATCATCGCCGGCGCCTATCTCGCGATCGCGCGATCCGGCACGGCGCTTGGCGCGCACCGCCATAACCGCGACTGGGCACGCCTCTCGAGCCGAATTCTGATCGCGTTTGCGCCGATGGCGCTGCACGCGGGGTTTGATTTTCCCCTGCTGACGCTGCAGCAAAACCCGGATATCGGTCCCTCGACACGGCTGATCCTGGGCTCGACTAGTCTCTTGATCGGATTCAGTTCCATCGCCTTCGCGGTGCGGCTGGTGCGCAAGGTCGGCCGCCATCACGCGCCCCGCACCGAACTCGCGCGCGAGCGTCTGAGCCAGTTGCGGCGGATGTGGGCGCTATTGGTCGTCGGCGGCGGCGCCGGATTTGCGGGCCTGGCCTTTGTGCTGACATCGATCCATCACTGGCTGGTGAACCCCGAGCGCAACATGGCGCTGGTGCTGGTTCCGATCGGCCTGACGTCGATCCTGGTCGGCAGTGCGCTGCTGGTGGTCACGACCGCGATCTATATTCTCGGCCGCAACCGGATGCGCGCGACGTCAGAGGGGTTTTCCTCCTCGCCCTAGGTTGAACCAGACTCCAGGTCGGCTTGCGTACATGCGGCCCTCGAACAAAGTTGAACCGGCGGCGTTGGCGCGAGTTATATTGGGCCGTCACATTAGGGCGTCATTCCGCGAACCCAGTATCGGGAGATTTCAATGACCCTTCCCCAGGACATCACCAGACTGCAATCCGAAGTAAGCGCTGCGGTACGCGAACATTGGAAAGCCTTCTTGATCGAAGGCATCCTGTTGGTCGTGCTCGGGCTCGCCGCCATGATCGTGCCGCCGCTGGCAAGCCTCGCCGTCACCATCTTTCTCGGCTGGATGTTCCTGATCTCCGGCATTGCCGGCCTCGTGCTGACCTTCTGGGCGCGGCAAATGCCGGGCTTCTGGTGGTCGCTGATCTCGGCGGTGCTGGCCATTGCAGCCGGCATCATCCTGCTGGCGAGACCGGTTCAGGGCGTGCTGACGCTGACCATCGTGGTCGGCGCCTATTTCCTCGCCGAAGGCGTCGCGACCATCATGTATGCGCTTGAGCACCGCCGCGAATTGTCGGAGCGCTGGTCCTGGCTCTTGATCGGCGGCATCATGGATATATTGATCTCCTTCATCATCATCTCGGGATTGCCGGGCTCGGCCGAGTGGGCGATCGGACTTCTGGTCGGCATCAACCTCTTGTTCGGCGGCGCAACACTGATCGGCGTGGCGCTCGCCGCGCGCAAGGGTGCTTTATGACGATCCAGAGCTAGCGTTCAGCAGCCGCGGCAAATGCTCTTGATCTTGCGGTCAAGGGCTGCGTCTTCCTTGTTCACCGGGTTGTTCGGATCGCTCAAATTCTGCTCCGACGGCACCTGATCGGCGCGCGGTTGCCGATGCCCGACCGGCGCCGGCAATGGTCCGGACGAGGGCTTGGCGGAATTCGACCCGGATCCGCTGTTTCCGGTTTGTGCGAACGCAGCCGGACCGGCCATCAGGACCAGCAGCGCAATTGTCGCGAGCGTCTTGGTTGTGAGCAACTTTGTCATCTCGCTCCTCCCATTATTTTCCGAGAAATGTATCTATCGCGCCGGTCACTATTCTATCATGGATGTCGGAGGATAGAGATGAACCTCACCACAATAATCGACAACACGATAGCGCGTTTCCACCCCTTGTTCACGTTTCTGCGAAAAAGAATCTGTGCGCGACAGATAGCCGGGCCCGACTGGCGCCTTGCCGTGGCCGCCGGGAATATCGAGCACATATTCCGGCTGGCATAGTCCGGACACCCGCCCCCGCAACGCGCGCATCAATTCCTGCCCGTGCGCCAGCGTCGTGCGCAGGTGCGAGGTGCCCGGCGCGAGATCGCCGTGATGCAGGTAATAGGGTTTTATCCGGCATTCGACAAAGGCCCGCATCAAGGCTTCCAGCGCCGCCGCATTGTCATTGACGCCGCGCAGCAGCACCGACTGGCTCACCATGGGTATGCCGGCATCGATGATGTCAGCACACGCGGCGCGCGCGCGATCGGTCAATTCCCTGGCATGATTGGCGTGCAGTGCGACCCAGGTCGTCGCGCCCTTAACCTTGAGGGCTGCGACCATCTCGGCGCTGACACGCGCAGGGTCGGCGACCGGCACGCGGGTGTGGATCCGGATGATCCTGACGTGATCGATTGCCGCCAGATCAGCCATGATCTCGGCGAGCCGGCGCGGCGACAGCATCAATGGATCGCCGCCGGTCAGGATCACTTCCCAGATCTCCGGATGGGCGCGGACATAGCCAATCGCCTCATCGTACGCTCCATGCGAAAGCGCCGTCTCCTTGCCGGGCCCGACCATCTCACGGCGAAAGCAAAAGCGGCAATAGACCGCGCAGACGTGAACGAGCTTCAACAGCACCCGGTCGGGGTAGCGATGCACGATGCCGGCAACCGGCGAATGAGAATGGTCACCGATCGGATCGGCGTTCTCGCTCACCCCGGCAACCAATTCCTCGGGGCTTGGAATGAACTGCCGCGCGATCGGATCGTCGGGATCGCTGGGGTCGATCAACGCGGCGATGTCGGGCGTCACCGCGACCGCATATCGCGCCGCGACCTTTTCCAGATCGGGAAGTGCCGCGGCAGGCGCGAGGCCGTGGGCGACCAATTCGGCGGGCCCGCGCAACGTGGCGGCGAGTTTGTTCTTGCTCATGCATCCCCCGCGGGCGGCATCCACACCACCTGATCGATCCTCGAGGCGCCGCTCGCCAGCATCACCAGCCGATCAAAGCCGAGCGCGACACCGCTTGCTTCCGGCATCGTCGCGACCGCGGCGAGAAAATCTTCATCGATCGGATAGCGCTCGCCGTAGCGGCGCTGCTTTTCGTCCATCGCCTGCATGAAGCGCCGGCGCTGTTCCTGAGCGTCCGTCAATTCACCGAATCCGTTCGCGAGCTCAACGCCGCAGGCATAAATCTCGAACCGTTCGGCGACCCGCGGGTCGGACGGTTTTGGGCGCGCGAGAGCTGCTTCCGGAACCGGATATTCGAACAGGATCGTCAAACGCCCCTGCCCCAGATTTGGTTCGACGTGCTCGACCAGGATCTTGCTGAAAATATCCGACCAGGTGTCGTCGTCCGATATTCGCACCCGCCCCTTTGCTGCGGCCGCGAGACGATCGCGATCGCCCTCGCCATCCGCAACCGTTGAAAGCAGATCGATCCCGGCAAAGCGCTCGAACGCGGCCGCCACTGCTAAGAGCTCCGGCTCGGCAAAGGGATCGGCAAGCTTGCCGCGAAACGAGAACTGCCCGATCCCGGTCGCCTGCGCGGCGTGGGCAATGACGACGATGCTGTCGGCCATGACGGCGTCATAACCCGCATTGGCGCGGTACCATTCCAGCATGGTGAACTCGGGAAGGTGCAAATCGCCGCGCTCGCGGTCGCGGAATACCCGTGCGAATTCGAAGATTTTTTGCTCGCCCGCGGCTAAAAGTTTCTTGCAGGCGAATTCCGGCGAGGTCCGCAAATACCGCATCGACCGTGTGCCGTCGGCGCGGCTGAGTTCCGCGCGCGGCGCGTGCAGGTGGGTCTCATTGCCAGGCGAGACCTGCAAAATCCCGGTTTCGACCTCGAAAAACCCCTGTTCCTCGAACCATGCCCTGGTCACCTTCGTGACGGCGCTGCGCGCCGCCAAAAACGGCCTGACATCGGCGTGCCGCGCGGGCGTCCACCATGGCGACGCTACGTCAGAAGGTTCGCCGATGGGGTTTTTGGTCATCTGATCCATTTGTGTTGACGCGTCATGTGGTCCGAACCTCCGCCGCCATGTCGGTGACTAAGGGTGAGCCAGGAATCAAGCAATGTTTGACCACAAATTACGAAAAACATGGATTTTGCTGTGGCTTGGCGTGGCCACAGCGGCGCCGGCCGGTGCCGCTGATGGCCCTTCGGCCGGTTTCAAACTGGACCGAGACGCCGATGTGTTCAAATCCCCCGACGGGACGGTACGGTTCGAGCAATATGCCAAAAAGCAGGAGGACGGGGGCCGCCTCTTCCAATTCTGGACCTTCGACCGGGATCACCGGCACGCTTTTCAGCTCAATCCCGATGAGAACGATGATTTGCCGGGTTATCCGGCCGGATTTCGATTTAGCCCGGACAGCCAGTGGTTGGTACGGATGCAAAAACTCGGAGCCGGCTCCCAGACGCTGTTTTTGTATCGAAGGAACGGGTTTCAATTCTCGCCGGCGACAAAAAAGCCCTTTGGTGAACTGGCCTGGGATTATTTCTTCACGACGCCGACATCAAAGGGGATGCATCGGGACCCGGAGAACCCGTATGGGCTCGATCACGCAACGGTCAATCTGATCAAGGGCATGGAAGAAAATTACGCCTGGATGGGACAACATTGGCCCGACAGTCGCTACGTGGTGGTCGGCCTGTCGTTCGACATGCAGGGCGAAGAGGTAAAGGCCCCATGGATCGAAGGCTGGCACTGTGTCTATGACCTGAAGACGGGGGCATTTTCGGTGCCTCCCGACTTCGCCAAAAACAACGCGGAGTCCGTCAAATATCCTGATCCCAAATGAGATCGACCGATCAGGGCTGATCATTTGCAGCCATCAGCGCGCAGCCCCTTGAGGGGCGTAAAATGCTGGCATAGATCGGCAAAATCAGTATGTTGCGGCCCGAAACCGCCTAGCTGGCCCCAGGACGCCCCGTCCGGATCGGTCCCGGGCCAGATATCAGGAAAAACAGCTTTGAAAGTCATCGCCAGTTCTATTCGCAAGGGCAACGTCATCGAGCAAGACGGCAAGCTCTACGTGGTCCTGACCGCCGAGAACATCCACCCCGGCAAGGGAACTCCGGTCAGCCAGATCGAAATGCGCCGTATCAGCGACGGGGTGAAGATTTCGGAGCGCTACAAGACCACCGACCAGGTGGAAAAGGCGACCATCGAGGACCACAATTACAACTACCTGTATGAGGACGCCGACGGCTTCCACTTCATGAACACCGAGAGCTACGATCAGGTCCAGGTGCCGAAGGATGTCGTCGGCACCGCTGCGCCCTATCTGCAGGAAAACATGCAGGTCAAGCTGTCGCTGCACGGCGTCCTTCCGGTGGCGATCCAGATGCCCCAGCGCGCGACGCTCGAAGTCGTGGAAACCGAGCCCGTCACCAAGGGCCAGACGGCGTCGTCCTCCTACAAGCCTGCGATCCTCTCCAATGGCGTGCGTACCGCGGTGCCGCCGCATATCGGCACCGGTACGCGGATCGTGGTGATGACCGAAGACGGCTCTTACGTCGAGCGCGCAAAGGACTAATATCAGGGCAGGCATAGGGCGCCGGGGGCGAGGATTGGGTACGAAAGCTGTCCGGTTCGTCACGAGTTCGCTGGCAACTTTCGCATTGCTCCAGGCCGGCACGGCCAACCTTTCAGCCGACGAATTCAAGACGCCTTCGATCTCAGCCGTCCACGTCGAATGGCACGCGGCGCTCGATCAGCTCCGGTCCGAAATCAACACCCGGCCGGCGGTCGCCTCCTCCTTCACATTCACGGGCCAGCGCCGGCTTCCCGGCTACGATCCGCGTTCGACGCCGGCATTGGTGCAACTGAACGCTGTGACCTCGCAGATTTTTACAGGGATCGGGCGCAGTCCGGTGCCGGTGCTGCTGCCGTTCGATACCGCGGCATATCTGGACTTCGGGCTGCACGGGGCGCCGAACAGCCCCTCGCTGTCGCGCTATCAGGCCGATTTTCGGCCCGTCGACCTGTTCGATGCGGGTCCTGCCGGCTACGACGCGATGTTTTCCTTCGAGCCCGGCGCCGGCGCCGGCGACGGCATGCCGCCGCGAACTTTTGCCAAACCGGTCGAGGTGCAGATCACCGGCTCGGTCCTGATCTATGATCTCAACGACCCCGTCGGCGGAAGGGGCGAACCGGTCAAGGCCTTGTCTGCGCAATATCCCGATCTGCGGCGTTTCATCCGCGAAGGCTATGTGCGCTATGCCTTCACCCGCTTCGGCGTTCCCTATGTGGTGTCGATCCAGTGCCTCGACTCTGTCCCCCGCGAGCGGCGGCTGGCCTGCCGCGAGGCCTATCCGATCGCCGAGCGCTTTTTGAAGGCGCTGCGCGTTGCCGGCGGCCTGCCATCGCGGCCAAGAGCGGATCTCCCGCCTTTGGTTGCCGAGCGGCCGACAGAACGCTCGCCCGATTTCACCTATCGCCCGGTGGGTGACATCATTGCGAACTCAGGTTTTCGCAAACAGGGCGGCCGCGCCGACTTCACCGCTTATTCGCAAATTCGGTTTCCGCTGCAAAAATTACCGGCTTTCGTTCACTCGCAGGAATTCAGGATTCACAGATCGAGTGACAAACCGCTGGACGAGATAATCGGCAGCACCACAAGCTATCCCTGGCGGGATAATTTCTGTGAAGCCCGCAGTTTTAATGTCGGGCAGTGTCCCGGCGGCTTTGGCCATCAGGGACAGGATATCCGCCCGGCGCCCTGTCCGCCCGATACCGAAGGCGCTGCCGAGCATTGTGATCCCAAGCAACAGTCGGTGGTCGCGGTTCGCGACGGCGTCGTGATCCGCTCGCTGAAGCAACAAGCGGCGACCTTGCAGATCAACACCCGCACCGAACATATCCGTTTTCGCTACATGCATATGAATCCGGCCACCATGGATGCCGACGGCGTGCTGAACGGACGCAGCGTCGATGAAGGCGAGAAGATCGGCGTGGTTTCCAATTATCTCGACCACCCCAACGGCACCAGCCGCCATCTGCATTTCGACGTGCAGGTGTTTACCCGCGACGGCTGGATCTGGGTCAATCCCTACGTCACCCTGGTGTCAGCCTATGAGCGTTTGATCAGAGAACGCGGGCGCGTGATCGGTGCTGAGACGGCCGCGTTATCGCCTGCCGTTTCACCTGCTGTTTCGCCTTCAGTTTCGCCTTCACTGGCGCGCGTCGTGCCGGAGGACAGCGTCCATCCCGACTCGCAGGAAGGCGGCGAAAACTGATCGTCACGACGCCGCCGCGTGAGCCGCTTTTGGTTGCCGCGCCGGCGCGGTCCAGCGATAGGCAACGCCGAGCCGGTTCCAGACGTTGATCGACGCGATCGCGGAAGAGAGATGGGCCAGCTCGCGCTCGAAGAACTCGGCGCTCGCTTTGGCGTGAACTTCGTCGCTCACGCCCCCGGTCAGGAGCGTCAACGCTTCGGTCCACGCCAGCGCCGCGCGCTCGCGGGCCGAAAACAGCGGCGCCTCGCGCCAGACCACGACGAGGTTGAGCTTGTCGCCCGCGATGCCGAAGCTCTCGCTTTGCAGGATGTGAAATTGCACGCAGAAGGCGCAGCCGTTGATTTGCGAGGCGCGCAACTTGATCAGTTCGAGCAGTTGCTTTTCGATACCGGCCTTGCCGGCCGCCTGGCTGAGCCCGAAGATGACGTCATAGGCATCGGGTGCCAGCGTCTTGAATTCATTCGGTTCGCTGCGAGCATGTGACATATCCTTATCACCTATGTTATAAGGGTTCTGATTTGTTATCAGAGCACTTATATTATGCGCAAACCACGTCGTTCGACAAAGCCAAAATCGGGCGCGTCCCGAAAAACGCCAAAAAAGCGAAAATCGCCCGCGGCGAAAAAATCCGCGCCGCTCCGGAAAAAGCCCGCCGCCGATCCGGCGCTGGCCGGCGTCCGCCCGCCGCCGCCGGGCCGGAGCAAGCGTGGCGAAAAAGGCTATTTCGGCTATCTGCTGCGGCAGGCCCAGGCCGCGGCACGGCTGACGCTGGAACGCTCTCTCGCTGATCTCGGCGTCACGCCGCCGCAATTTGTCGTCCTCACCATGCTCAGGGCCTATCCGGGCCTGTCGGGTGCCGATCTCGCCCGGGTGGCGCTCGTGACCCCGCAGACCGTCGGCGTCATCATCCGCAACCTGGAACGCGACCGTGCGATCCGGAAGACGCCGCATCCCGTTCATGGAAGGGTGCTGCAGTGGACCCTGACCCGCCACGGCCTGACCTTGCTGGAAAAATGCCGGCGTCAGGCGATGGCGCTGGAGCGGCGGCTGGCGGCAGGGTTTTCGGCGAAGTCGCAAGCAACCGTGCGGCGCTGGCTGTCCAAAATTGCCGCAGACCTGCAGCAGGATGGTTAGCCGACCGCTAGACTATCGCCCATGACACGATCTGATTCCCTGAACTCCCCGACGCGCCGCGCCCTGCTGCGCTCCGGCCTCGCCGCCGGCGCGTTGCTCGCCCATCCCTTTGCAGCCACTGCTGCGGCGCCGCCCGGCTTCGACCAATGGCGCGACGGCTTTCGCGCCCGCGCTTTGGCAAAGGGCATTTCGGAGGCGACCTGGACCCGCGTCATGGGCCACATCGAGCCGGATATGTCCGTGTTCAAGCAGATGCGGAACCAGCCGGAATTCAACGAACAGATCTGGCAATACATCAATCGCCGAGTCTCCGACTGGCGCATCATCGCCGGCAAGGAGGCGCTGAAGAAGAACGAAGCATTGTTCGCACGGATCGAGCGCGATTACGGCGTCGAGCGCGGCACGCTATTGGCACTGTGGGGCGTCGAATCCGCCTTTGGCGATCCGCTGGTGCAGCAGAACCACATGCGCCCGGTGTTTCCCGCGCTCGCAGCACTTGCCTGGAACGAGCCGCGCCGCCGCGCCTATTGGGAAACCGAACTGATCAACGCGCTCAAGATCGTCGATCGCGGCTGGTCGACGCCGGAGGAAATGCGCGGCTCCTGGGCGGGCGCGATGGGACATACGCAATGGATGCCGGAAGTCTGGCTCAATGTCGGCATGGATTACGACGGCGACGGCAAGATTTCGCCGTTCGGCAAGCCCGACGATGCGCTCGGTTCCACCGCGCGCTATTTGATCAATCGCGGCAAATATCACCGTGGCGAGCATTGGGGCTATGAGGTGCGCGGCGCGAGCGGCGCCTCCAGCGGCAGCCGGACCTACGCGGCGTGGTCGAGCGCCGGCGTCACGCGCGCCGACGGCCAGGCGTTTCCACAGCCGAACGCGTCCGCGCAAATGTGGATACCGGTGCCCGGCGGTCCCGCCTTCCTGCTCGGACCGAATTTTTACGCGGTGCGCAGCTATAACCCTTCCATGAATTACGCGCTCGCGATCTGCCATCTCGGCGATCGCATCCTGGGCGCGCCGCCCTTCATTCAGCCGTTCCCAGGCTCGGAGCGCGCGCTGACACTCGCCGAAGTGCAGGAGATGCAAACGCGTCTGACAAGAGCGGGTTTTGATACCGGCGGCACCGACGGCCGCGTCGGCAACGACACC is drawn from Bradyrhizobium lablabi and contains these coding sequences:
- a CDS encoding lysine-2,3-aminomutase-like protein, with protein sequence MSKNKLAATLRGPAELVAHGLAPAAALPDLEKVAARYAVAVTPDIAALIDPSDPDDPIARQFIPSPEELVAGVSENADPIGDHSHSPVAGIVHRYPDRVLLKLVHVCAVYCRFCFRREMVGPGKETALSHGAYDEAIGYVRAHPEIWEVILTGGDPLMLSPRRLAEIMADLAAIDHVRIIRIHTRVPVADPARVSAEMVAALKVKGATTWVALHANHARELTDRARAACADIIDAGIPMVSQSVLLRGVNDNAAALEALMRAFVECRIKPYYLHHGDLAPGTSHLRTTLAHGQELMRALRGRVSGLCQPEYVLDIPGGHGKAPVGPGYLSRTDSFSQKREQGVETRYRVVDYCGEVHLYPPTSMIE
- a CDS encoding alpha/beta hydrolase family protein, which translates into the protein MVLKKYFAYALLLCCLASPAEAAGIQLLDSDPGLAGAIWYPCAGEPKDVPLGKLAVPPDDIWLTGAKDCPVTGAKLPLVIFSHGRGGWFVANHDTAEALADAGFVVAAINHPGDNGNDSSQRDKMSVWASRPADMVRLLDFMLHDWKDKVVIDPARIGFFGFSLGGYTGLVLVGAHADFRRFALICKETDKTENCERARSGDVPPSPPHDPRIRAAVLADAAMNFAFTPEALSGIQVPLQIWRSELGGNGVDARFTALTASQLPGQPEIHTIPAGHYAFLAPCSPLLATRIPRICTDVPAGFDRAAFHHDFDASVVRFFREHLVSDGGTR
- a CDS encoding DUF2061 domain-containing protein, which encodes MVSFRGAETHLRSILKAVSWRTLGTLDTFAISWFFTGRVEIAGSIAGLEIATKIAWYYLHERVWAAIPWGRR
- a CDS encoding MarR family winged helix-turn-helix transcriptional regulator, which produces MMRKPRRSTKPKSGASRKTPKKRKSPAAKKSAPLRKKPAADPALAGVRPPPPGRSKRGEKGYFGYLLRQAQAAARLTLERSLADLGVTPPQFVVLTMLRAYPGLSGADLARVALVTPQTVGVIIRNLERDRAIRKTPHPVHGRVLQWTLTRHGLTLLEKCRRQAMALERRLAAGFSAKSQATVRRWLSKIAADLQQDG
- the epmA gene encoding EF-P lysine aminoacylase EpmA, whose product is MTKNPIGEPSDVASPWWTPARHADVRPFLAARSAVTKVTRAWFEEQGFFEVETGILQVSPGNETHLHAPRAELSRADGTRSMRYLRTSPEFACKKLLAAGEQKIFEFARVFRDRERGDLHLPEFTMLEWYRANAGYDAVMADSIVVIAHAAQATGIGQFSFRGKLADPFAEPELLAVAAAFERFAGIDLLSTVADGEGDRDRLAAAAKGRVRISDDDTWSDIFSKILVEHVEPNLGQGRLTILFEYPVPEAALARPKPSDPRVAERFEIYACGVELANGFGELTDAQEQRRRFMQAMDEKQRRYGERYPIDEDFLAAVATMPEASGVALGFDRLVMLASGASRIDQVVWMPPAGDA
- a CDS encoding carboxymuconolactone decarboxylase family protein yields the protein MSHARSEPNEFKTLAPDAYDVIFGLSQAAGKAGIEKQLLELIKLRASQINGCAFCVQFHILQSESFGIAGDKLNLVVVWREAPLFSARERAALAWTEALTLLTGGVSDEVHAKASAEFFERELAHLSSAIASINVWNRLGVAYRWTAPARQPKAAHAAAS
- a CDS encoding peptidoglycan DD-metalloendopeptidase family protein: MGTKAVRFVTSSLATFALLQAGTANLSADEFKTPSISAVHVEWHAALDQLRSEINTRPAVASSFTFTGQRRLPGYDPRSTPALVQLNAVTSQIFTGIGRSPVPVLLPFDTAAYLDFGLHGAPNSPSLSRYQADFRPVDLFDAGPAGYDAMFSFEPGAGAGDGMPPRTFAKPVEVQITGSVLIYDLNDPVGGRGEPVKALSAQYPDLRRFIREGYVRYAFTRFGVPYVVSIQCLDSVPRERRLACREAYPIAERFLKALRVAGGLPSRPRADLPPLVAERPTERSPDFTYRPVGDIIANSGFRKQGGRADFTAYSQIRFPLQKLPAFVHSQEFRIHRSSDKPLDEIIGSTTSYPWRDNFCEARSFNVGQCPGGFGHQGQDIRPAPCPPDTEGAAEHCDPKQQSVVAVRDGVVIRSLKQQAATLQINTRTEHIRFRYMHMNPATMDADGVLNGRSVDEGEKIGVVSNYLDHPNGTSRHLHFDVQVFTRDGWIWVNPYVTLVSAYERLIRERGRVIGAETAALSPAVSPAVSPSVSPSLARVVPEDSVHPDSQEGGEN
- a CDS encoding HdeD family acid-resistance protein, whose amino-acid sequence is MTLPQDITRLQSEVSAAVREHWKAFLIEGILLVVLGLAAMIVPPLASLAVTIFLGWMFLISGIAGLVLTFWARQMPGFWWSLISAVLAIAAGIILLARPVQGVLTLTIVVGAYFLAEGVATIMYALEHRRELSERWSWLLIGGIMDILISFIIISGLPGSAEWAIGLLVGINLLFGGATLIGVALAARKGAL
- a CDS encoding PrsW family intramembrane metalloprotease, with protein sequence MNLLESLPTVIGTAAVAPALLILWLVLAADERPGPPVKVWTAFLLGAASISLLGAVRAPFASILAAPETPWVAQALHSVFGAAIPEETVKILAIVLISQKRRHFADPMDTVVYGAAVGLGFAAYENLAYLVQHKEMWQSLAALRSVLTVPFHGALGIIAGAYLAIARSGTALGAHRHNRDWARLSSRILIAFAPMALHAGFDFPLLTLQQNPDIGPSTRLILGSTSLLIGFSSIAFAVRLVRKVGRHHAPRTELARERLSQLRRMWALLVVGGGAGFAGLAFVLTSIHHWLVNPERNMALVLVPIGLTSILVGSALLVVTTAIYILGRNRMRATSEGFSSSP
- the efp gene encoding elongation factor P — encoded protein: MKVIASSIRKGNVIEQDGKLYVVLTAENIHPGKGTPVSQIEMRRISDGVKISERYKTTDQVEKATIEDHNYNYLYEDADGFHFMNTESYDQVQVPKDVVGTAAPYLQENMQVKLSLHGVLPVAIQMPQRATLEVVETEPVTKGQTASSSYKPAILSNGVRTAVPPHIGTGTRIVVMTEDGSYVERAKD